The Niastella koreensis GR20-10 genome includes a window with the following:
- a CDS encoding CCA tRNA nucleotidyltransferase, whose product MDIKCNDKELFVFKKIAHAADELKMPTYVIGGFVRDKLLGRPTKDADIVCVGDGIQLAHKVAERFQPKPSVSFFKNFGTAQIKLKHFYEDEPGAVDHKHIVDVNGQEAQVVISDALPEEQVHEKSALEIEFVGARKESYRYHSRNPEVVPGTLKDDQDRRDFTINAMAISLNADDYGKLIDPFNGVLDLERKIIQTPLDPGQTFSDDPLRMMRAVRFASQLNFTIAPVTFQSIKDQADRIRIISQERITEELNKILLSAKPSVGLDLLYQSGLLHIIFPQLVDLAGAEYIDGLGHKDNFYHTLQVVDNISKHTNDLWLRWAALLHDIAKPATKKFEKGHGWTFHGHEVVGGRMVPRLFTRLKLPQNEKMRFVKKLVELHLRPISLTKENITDSAIRRLLFDAGDDIDALMLLCEADITSKNKQKVVRYLENFELVRQRLKEVEEKDRIRNWQPPITGEIIMTIFGLSPCKIVGDLKNCIREAILDGEIDNSYDAAYDFMMKKATEMGLQIVRNEP is encoded by the coding sequence ATGGATATAAAGTGCAACGATAAGGAATTGTTTGTCTTTAAGAAGATCGCTCATGCTGCCGACGAGCTGAAGATGCCTACGTACGTAATTGGCGGTTTTGTGCGCGATAAATTGTTGGGCCGTCCCACCAAGGATGCTGATATTGTTTGTGTGGGTGATGGTATCCAGCTGGCGCATAAAGTGGCAGAACGGTTCCAGCCCAAACCATCCGTTTCGTTCTTCAAGAATTTTGGTACCGCTCAAATAAAGCTGAAGCATTTTTACGAGGATGAACCCGGGGCTGTAGATCACAAACATATCGTGGATGTGAATGGACAGGAAGCGCAGGTGGTAATCAGTGACGCTTTGCCTGAAGAACAGGTGCATGAAAAGTCTGCACTTGAAATCGAATTCGTAGGCGCACGTAAAGAGAGTTACCGCTATCACAGCCGCAATCCCGAAGTGGTGCCCGGCACGTTAAAAGATGACCAGGACAGAAGGGATTTTACCATCAATGCCATGGCCATCTCCCTGAACGCAGATGATTATGGCAAACTCATCGATCCATTTAACGGGGTGCTCGATCTGGAGCGCAAAATCATCCAGACCCCGCTCGATCCCGGTCAAACATTCAGCGACGATCCGTTGCGTATGATGCGGGCCGTTCGGTTTGCCTCGCAATTGAATTTTACTATTGCACCGGTCACCTTTCAAAGCATCAAAGACCAGGCAGACCGCATCAGGATCATTTCACAGGAACGCATTACTGAAGAACTGAATAAGATCTTATTAAGCGCCAAACCTTCTGTTGGGCTGGATCTGTTGTACCAAAGCGGGTTGCTGCATATTATTTTTCCACAACTGGTTGATCTGGCAGGTGCTGAATACATCGATGGCCTGGGCCACAAAGATAATTTTTACCATACTTTACAGGTAGTGGATAATATTTCAAAGCACACCAATGACCTGTGGCTGCGCTGGGCAGCTTTGTTGCACGATATTGCCAAGCCTGCCACCAAGAAGTTTGAAAAAGGCCATGGATGGACTTTTCATGGACATGAAGTAGTGGGCGGCAGAATGGTGCCTCGTTTGTTCACCCGATTAAAACTGCCGCAGAATGAAAAAATGCGTTTTGTTAAAAAGCTGGTAGAACTGCATTTACGTCCCATTAGTCTTACCAAGGAAAATATCACCGATTCTGCCATTCGCAGATTGTTGTTCGATGCAGGTGACGATATAGATGCGTTGATGTTGTTGTGTGAAGCAGACATTACTTCAAAGAACAAACAAAAAGTGGTTCGCTACCTGGAGAACTTTGAGCTGGTGCGCCAGCGATTGAAGGAGGTAGAAGAAAAAGACCGCATCCGTAACTGGCAACCACCCATCACCGGTGAAATTATAATGACTATCTTCGGTTTATCCCCCTGTAAAATAGTGGGTGACCTCAAAAACTGCATCCGTGAAGCCATCCTGGATGGTGAAATTGACAACTCCTACGACGCTGCATACGATTTTATGATGAAAAAAGCAACAGAAATGGGGTTGCAGATTGTCAGGAATGAGCCTTAA
- a CDS encoding DUF4302 domain-containing protein, which yields MKRILPLIIITAALLVGACQKKADYLMGKTPDERLSEALTQYQDVLTKAPYGWKVVVFSKGLVDVPSAFSYYMKFNDSNFVTMYSDFDTLTSSVPKTSGYRLKALQRPSIEFDSYGYIHLPCDPDPAISKSPVASQGGGYGWGADFDFSFADNVSPGQLGDTIHLMGNFNHSPGYMVRATKAEMDAFNNQGLRKAMVLDRILNYYKKITLGSTTYEITPGTGSKSAFFKWLDGNGALASSESMPYYVTLDGVYFLNPITAGSQTIRSINKIVFDANTSTATVEVNGTAGTMAGAIASISTDITAPYRFWKYSSDQNSYYRSGSAFHVNGVDDFYGAGKVTNYYYMLFWANYQPTYDAFAANVGGSLIGPATTRPPAPYTPSTTTSYFTTDGRIIFRVLGTFGAATSIFNTTIRTQIANASGYYLVQTGPASYDMVSALDAKSWIRWSM from the coding sequence ATGAAAAGAATATTGCCTTTAATTATAATAACGGCCGCCCTGCTGGTTGGCGCCTGTCAGAAAAAGGCTGACTACCTGATGGGCAAAACGCCCGATGAGCGGCTGTCGGAAGCACTGACTCAATACCAGGATGTGCTCACCAAAGCCCCTTATGGCTGGAAAGTGGTGGTATTTTCGAAAGGGCTGGTGGATGTACCCTCTGCCTTCTCGTATTACATGAAGTTTAACGACAGCAACTTTGTGACCATGTATTCCGATTTTGATACGCTCACCTCTTCCGTACCCAAAACAAGCGGATACCGGTTAAAAGCCCTGCAACGGCCATCCATTGAATTTGACTCCTACGGTTATATTCACCTGCCCTGTGATCCCGACCCGGCCATTTCAAAAAGTCCGGTGGCCAGTCAGGGCGGAGGTTATGGCTGGGGGGCTGATTTCGATTTCTCCTTTGCTGATAATGTAAGCCCTGGTCAGTTAGGCGATACCATTCACCTGATGGGCAACTTCAACCACAGCCCGGGCTATATGGTACGGGCAACCAAAGCCGAAATGGATGCCTTCAATAACCAGGGACTGAGAAAAGCCATGGTGCTCGACAGAATATTGAATTATTATAAAAAAATAACTCTGGGCAGCACCACCTATGAAATTACACCCGGCACCGGGTCAAAAAGCGCATTCTTCAAATGGCTCGATGGCAATGGTGCACTGGCCTCTTCTGAGTCAATGCCCTATTATGTTACATTGGATGGCGTTTATTTCCTGAACCCCATCACAGCAGGTTCACAAACCATCAGAAGCATTAATAAAATTGTTTTCGATGCAAATACCAGTACGGCCACGGTAGAAGTAAATGGAACAGCAGGCACCATGGCCGGCGCCATCGCATCTATCAGCACCGATATTACCGCGCCTTACCGTTTCTGGAAATATTCTTCCGACCAGAACAGTTATTACCGGTCTGGTTCTGCATTTCACGTAAACGGAGTAGACGATTTTTACGGCGCCGGTAAGGTTACCAATTATTACTACATGCTGTTTTGGGCTAATTACCAGCCTACATACGATGCATTTGCCGCCAATGTAGGTGGTTCGTTAATTGGGCCTGCCACTACCCGCCCCCCTGCACCATATACGCCATCAACTACCACCTCTTATTTTACTACAGATGGCCGGATCATCTTTAGGGTATTGGGCACTTTTGGCGCAGCTACCTCAATATTTAATACAACAATAAGAACTCAAATTGCCAACGCCAGCGGTTATTACCTGGTGCAAACAGGCCCCGCCTCCTATGATATGGTGAGTGCATTGGATGCAAAATCGTGGATAAGGTGGAGCATGTAA
- a CDS encoding putative zinc-binding metallopeptidase, which translates to MNQLFKISMAVITVLTLVSSCRKDENGSLDTPPYGLGGDTWGKTNVDKWIYDSLTVPFNIAVKYRWDAWELALDKTLVPPDTAKVIPSLQGLLAVAFTPYIQQTGSRDLLRQYAPKNFVLVGSPQYDYNGTITLGQAEGGTKITLYLINYFSRLKKDSASFKQMIHTIHHELGHILHQNVMFSTNYKTITGGYTATWFNVSDASARTQGFITAYAMAAPEEDFVEMISSMLVGGPNGPTGYDNYDKLLSQAGATTSTPYLNIKAKEAIVVDYFAKTWHVDFYDLQAKCRAALAGYLQ; encoded by the coding sequence ATGAACCAATTGTTTAAAATAAGTATGGCTGTTATAACGGTGCTAACCCTGGTTAGTTCGTGCCGCAAGGATGAGAATGGCAGCCTGGATACCCCGCCCTACGGGCTGGGTGGTGATACCTGGGGAAAAACCAACGTTGATAAATGGATCTACGACAGCCTCACCGTTCCCTTTAATATTGCGGTTAAATACCGGTGGGATGCCTGGGAACTGGCGCTCGATAAAACCCTGGTGCCGCCAGATACCGCCAAGGTAATTCCTTCCCTGCAGGGTTTACTGGCAGTAGCGTTTACGCCCTACATCCAGCAAACCGGCAGCCGCGACCTGCTGCGCCAGTACGCCCCCAAAAACTTTGTACTGGTTGGCAGTCCGCAATACGATTATAATGGCACCATAACGTTAGGACAGGCCGAGGGCGGCACCAAGATCACGCTGTACCTGATTAATTATTTCAGCAGGTTAAAGAAAGACAGCGCCAGCTTTAAACAAATGATCCATACCATTCATCACGAGCTGGGGCACATTTTGCACCAGAACGTGATGTTCTCTACCAATTACAAAACCATCACCGGCGGATATACGGCCACCTGGTTTAACGTATCGGACGCCAGCGCCCGTACCCAGGGTTTTATAACTGCCTACGCCATGGCAGCCCCCGAAGAAGATTTTGTGGAAATGATAAGCTCTATGCTGGTGGGCGGCCCCAATGGCCCTACCGGGTACGACAATTACGACAAATTGCTTTCCCAGGCCGGCGCCACCACTTCTACGCCTTACCTGAACATTAAGGCCAAAGAAGCCATAGTAGTGGATTATTTCGCCAAAACCTGGCATGTTGATTTTTACGACCTGCAGGCTAAATGCCGGGCGGCACTGGCGGGTTATTTACAATAA
- a CDS encoding RagB/SusD family nutrient uptake outer membrane protein, with translation MRKHIIYMLVAGVVTGMAGCKKYLETLPDNRTVVTTPDQVSQLLTTAYPGMNYLPFTEAMSDNSEDKENATLYADQNTNAVNQQSYKWQDVQFQDFDSPEAYFHSCYNAIAAANQALEFSSGPDSNNYKGQRGEALVARAYAHFMLVTLFAKAYDPATAANDPGIPYVTAVEKHAFVNYNRGTVQSVYDNIESDLNAGLPLIQDKLYGDASKFHFTQQAAHAFAARFYLFKRDYNQVITHATQVFGSNANIVNLIRNWNGTVATSNPVGYSASALGYYGLQAIYTKASENANILLREVRSIWGNYVAYYRYGYGNKVNALFYKNANVTGGYTAIGYNTYGATPQFYNVPKFYESNKDDITKSYDVIPLLSMEEVLFNRAEAYTRLGNYASAVADLNIWISRNIRNYTTANNISTVKAVAFYAPGTTDTTGALINSTLFFKRVSYIHEGLRWFDILRLQLPVKHDADSLPPNDNRRMLQLPQEVTKAGLELNPR, from the coding sequence ATGAGAAAGCATATCATATATATGTTGGTGGCGGGTGTGGTTACAGGTATGGCAGGTTGTAAGAAATACCTGGAAACATTGCCGGATAACCGGACGGTGGTTACAACACCCGACCAGGTATCGCAATTACTGACCACTGCTTATCCCGGCATGAATTATCTGCCTTTCACCGAAGCCATGTCAGACAATTCAGAGGATAAAGAAAATGCGACACTTTATGCCGACCAGAATACCAACGCAGTTAATCAACAATCCTATAAGTGGCAGGATGTGCAGTTCCAGGATTTTGATAGTCCTGAAGCGTACTTCCATTCCTGTTATAATGCGATTGCAGCGGCCAACCAGGCGCTTGAATTTTCATCGGGCCCCGACTCGAACAATTATAAAGGGCAACGGGGCGAAGCACTGGTAGCCCGCGCCTACGCACACTTTATGCTGGTTACCCTGTTTGCCAAAGCATACGACCCTGCTACAGCAGCCAACGATCCCGGCATACCGTATGTTACGGCGGTAGAAAAACATGCGTTTGTAAATTACAACCGCGGCACCGTGCAATCGGTATATGATAATATAGAAAGCGACCTGAATGCCGGTTTGCCGTTGATCCAGGACAAGCTGTATGGCGATGCGTCCAAGTTCCATTTTACCCAACAGGCAGCCCACGCTTTTGCCGCCCGCTTTTACCTGTTCAAACGCGATTACAACCAGGTTATAACACATGCAACCCAGGTATTTGGCAGCAACGCCAATATTGTAAACCTCATCCGCAACTGGAATGGCACCGTTGCCACCAGTAACCCGGTTGGTTACAGCGCCAGCGCGTTGGGATATTACGGACTGCAGGCTATTTATACCAAAGCCTCGGAAAATGCCAACATCCTGCTGCGCGAGGTGCGCTCTATCTGGGGCAACTATGTAGCGTATTACCGGTATGGATATGGTAATAAAGTGAATGCCCTGTTTTATAAAAACGCCAACGTTACCGGTGGGTATACTGCCATTGGTTATAACACCTATGGCGCCACGCCGCAATTTTATAACGTGCCTAAATTCTACGAAAGCAATAAGGACGATATCACCAAAAGCTATGATGTAATTCCTCTGCTGAGTATGGAAGAGGTGCTGTTTAACCGGGCGGAAGCTTATACCCGGTTAGGCAATTATGCATCGGCGGTTGCCGATCTGAACATCTGGATCAGCAGGAACATCCGGAATTACACAACTGCCAACAATATAAGTACGGTAAAAGCAGTGGCATTTTATGCACCCGGCACTACCGATACCACCGGCGCACTTATTAACTCAACCCTGTTCTTCAAAAGAGTTTCCTACATACATGAAGGGCTCAGGTGGTTCGATATCCTGCGGCTGCAACTGCCCGTAAAACATGATGCAGATTCATTACCTCCCAACGACAACCGCAGAATGCTGCAGTTGCCACAGGAAGTAACAAAGGCAGGCCTGGAATTGAATCCACGATAA
- a CDS encoding IS1096 element passenger TnpR family protein, with the protein MAVLKFRIYFEEDDSIYRDVAIKHTQTFLQLHQVILKAYEFDNKHQATFYRSNDNWQRGREISLAQYDKPYKVAPLLMENTAIGTEIKDPNQKFIYVYDFVKNWGFLVELIGVSKEESSKIDYPAMVKSEGIAPSQYGTKGIAGDKLTEMEEKYDLKAGTEGFGTEGGDSDEDEDLGAGGEEAEEGQDEEA; encoded by the coding sequence ATGGCGGTTTTAAAATTCAGAATCTATTTTGAAGAAGATGACAGTATCTACCGGGATGTTGCCATAAAGCATACACAAACTTTTTTGCAACTGCACCAGGTAATACTGAAAGCGTACGAGTTTGATAACAAACATCAGGCTACATTTTACCGTAGCAATGATAACTGGCAACGCGGACGCGAGATCAGCCTGGCCCAATATGACAAGCCCTACAAGGTAGCGCCATTGCTGATGGAAAACACCGCTATTGGTACTGAGATCAAAGATCCCAACCAGAAATTTATATACGTTTACGATTTTGTTAAGAACTGGGGCTTTTTAGTAGAGTTGATCGGCGTATCAAAAGAAGAAAGCAGCAAGATCGATTATCCCGCTATGGTTAAATCTGAAGGGATCGCACCATCGCAATATGGCACCAAAGGTATTGCTGGCGACAAGCTCACCGAAATGGAAGAAAAATACGATTTGAAAGCCGGTACCGAAGGTTTTGGCACCGAAGGCGGTGATAGTGACGAAGATGAAGACCTGGGTGCAGGTGGTGAAGAAGCAGAAGAAGGCCAGGATGAAGAAGCGTAA
- the miaA gene encoding tRNA (adenosine(37)-N6)-dimethylallyltransferase MiaA has product MNKKTCVIIAGPTAVGKTAAAIEVARHFYTEIISADSRQCFKEMDIGVAKPSPEELKQVHHYFINTHSIQDNVNAAVFEQYALQAIDNIFQQHDIAVVTGGTGLYIKAFCEGLDDMPPLSPEIRTAIQEQYQQHGIAWLQQQVQEQDPLYYATGEIQNPQRLMRALEVKQATGQSIRSFQQQKKVTRPFNIIKLGLELPKPELHARINTRVDGMMKQGLKAEAERLYPFRELNALQTVGYKEFFDYFDGEEGDPVEKIKVNTRHYAKRQMTWFKKDAAFQWFLPGAVGEMISWIDKRKDTTL; this is encoded by the coding sequence ATGAATAAGAAAACTTGCGTTATTATAGCCGGGCCCACGGCCGTGGGCAAAACGGCTGCCGCTATTGAAGTTGCGCGCCATTTTTATACTGAGATCATCTCTGCCGACTCCCGGCAATGTTTTAAAGAAATGGATATTGGCGTGGCAAAGCCTTCCCCCGAAGAACTGAAACAGGTTCACCACTATTTTATCAACACCCATAGTATTCAGGACAACGTAAATGCCGCTGTATTTGAACAATACGCTTTACAGGCGATTGACAACATATTTCAGCAGCATGATATAGCTGTTGTTACAGGCGGCACAGGGTTGTATATAAAAGCATTTTGTGAAGGGTTGGATGATATGCCGCCGTTGAGCCCCGAAATACGCACCGCCATCCAGGAGCAATACCAGCAACATGGAATTGCCTGGCTGCAACAGCAGGTACAGGAACAGGATCCACTGTATTATGCCACGGGTGAAATACAAAACCCCCAACGGCTGATGCGGGCGCTGGAAGTAAAACAGGCCACGGGCCAGAGTATACGCAGCTTTCAACAACAAAAAAAAGTTACCCGCCCATTTAATATTATCAAACTGGGACTTGAATTGCCCAAACCCGAATTACATGCACGCATCAATACCCGGGTAGATGGCATGATGAAGCAGGGATTAAAAGCGGAAGCGGAAAGGTTGTATCCGTTCAGAGAATTGAATGCGTTGCAAACAGTAGGGTATAAAGAATTCTTTGATTACTTCGACGGAGAGGAAGGCGACCCGGTTGAGAAAATTAAAGTGAATACCAGGCATTATGCCAAACGACAGATGACCTGGTTTAAGAAGGATGCGGCTTTTCAATGGTTTTTACCCGGGGCTGTGGGCGAGATGATAAGTTGGATTGATAAACGCAAGGACACCACATTATAA
- a CDS encoding glycosyltransferase family 9 protein, producing the protein MKFLVIQTAFIGDVVLATGIVEKLHRFFPDAQIDFLVRKGNEGLLQNHPYLHKVLIWDKKNGKLKNLWKLLRGIRKRRYDKVINVQRFAATGILTAFSGAREKIGFDKNPLSWLFDKKIKHVISDVNHPIHEVDRNNELIREFTNDEVVNPHLYPSAEDTAVVQQYRKPPYITISPASVWFTKQFPKDKWISFAAAIPANYTIYLLGAPGDTALGEEIRTAGIPATVVNLCGKLSFLQSAALMKEAAMNYVNDSAPMHFASSVNAPVTAVYCSTLPSFGFGPLSDKRFIVEVQEPLTCRPCGLHGRPACPLGHFKCAYGITNAQLLNSL; encoded by the coding sequence ATGAAATTTTTGGTAATACAAACAGCCTTTATTGGCGACGTGGTACTGGCAACGGGCATTGTGGAAAAGCTGCACCGGTTTTTCCCCGATGCGCAAATTGATTTCCTGGTAAGAAAGGGCAATGAAGGCCTGCTGCAAAACCATCCTTATCTGCACAAAGTGCTGATCTGGGATAAAAAGAATGGCAAGCTGAAAAATTTGTGGAAGCTGTTAAGGGGCATCCGCAAACGCCGCTATGATAAAGTGATAAACGTTCAGCGTTTTGCCGCTACCGGTATACTCACTGCTTTTTCCGGCGCCAGAGAGAAGATAGGCTTCGATAAAAATCCGTTAAGCTGGCTGTTCGATAAAAAAATAAAACATGTTATCAGCGACGTGAATCATCCTATTCACGAAGTTGACCGCAATAATGAACTGATCAGGGAATTTACGAATGACGAAGTGGTGAACCCGCACCTGTATCCCTCCGCGGAGGATACAGCTGTGGTACAGCAATACAGGAAACCTCCGTACATCACCATTTCGCCTGCATCGGTATGGTTCACCAAACAATTCCCGAAAGATAAATGGATCAGTTTTGCCGCAGCCATACCTGCGAATTATACCATTTACTTACTGGGGGCGCCTGGTGATACCGCATTAGGTGAGGAAATCCGTACGGCGGGGATCCCGGCTACTGTAGTGAACCTTTGTGGTAAACTTAGTTTTTTACAATCGGCTGCTTTGATGAAAGAAGCTGCCATGAATTATGTGAATGATTCGGCGCCTATGCATTTTGCTTCGTCGGTAAATGCGCCGGTAACCGCGGTGTATTGTTCAACCCTGCCTTCGTTTGGGTTTGGACCACTGTCGGACAAGCGTTTTATTGTAGAAGTACAGGAGCCATTAACTTGCCGCCCTTGTGGTTTGCACGGCCGGCCCGCGTGCCCGCTGGGGCATTTCAAATGTGCCTACGGGATAACCAATGCGCAGCTGCTGAATAGTTTATAA